The stretch of DNA ACGCGGGACAGTGCGCGCCAGCCATGAAACGCCGATTTCGCGGCCGCGACCGCCCGCTCCGCGTCCTCCCGATTCGACAGCGCTACAGTACCCAGCACCTGATCGAACTTGGCGGGATTGCGACTTTCGAACCTGGCCTCTCCGACCGCATCTACCCATTTTCCCGCAATATAGTTTTTTCCCTCCATCGATCTACCTCCTGTACACCACAGCATACATTTCCGCTGCGTTGTCATTCCGGGCTTGACCCGGAATCCAGTGCCTTTCCGGATTCCCGCTTTCGCGAGAATGACGGTCATTGTCGGGACTTACGACGCCACGTACAAAACGAGAAGAGCAGGTCGCCCCACGGCTTCCTGCTCTCAGTCTTACATTGGGTCTCACCCCCGAAGCGACCAGCTATTCCCTTACTCAGCCCACCACCCGATCGCGCCCCCGTCACACTCAAGACCGACATGCACACTCATAATCTAGCGCGAAGGGCAAGCGAGGGCAAGCTGTTTCCCCACGACCAGAGTGGTGATGGAGCGCCTTCACAGCAAGCCGGATTTATCGGCGATCCGGTGGACTGGTTGGTTCAGTGAACAATCCTATGCCGCCAACCTGGCTTCGTTCTGTACGATGATTTTGGGATCTTTCACTTTCGGAGGCACGGGCAGACCCCGTTCTCTGAGTAGTTCTATGTGTTCCTTCATTCCCCATTTCGCCTTATACACGCAGTCCTCGATGGAGTGGCCAATCCCCGTAAATCCTTCCAGATCAGGAGAAAAAAACCCGAAGTAGTCGGGTTCCTGCGTTGCCTCGATGGTCAAAGAATAAGGCAGATCAATCATGGCTTCCTCCCTTCTGTATTCCTGCTGACTTCAGTATATGATGGCAGGTGCCGCTGGGCACTTCCTTGGCCCCATGATAGTCAACCCGAATCAATGCAGGCCAGCCAGCCTTCCCATAATATCGGATGGACCCTTTCTCCCTTACCAGCTCAAATCCATGAGCTTCAAGCAGTCTCACCAACTCACTGAATTTCAAGATGGTCTCCTATAGTCCACCATCTATGACATGCTAGCTTCCAGATTCCTTATTCTAACACCAAACGCCGACGTCGAACGACCGCAGCATGGGCAGACTAGGCATCGTTTCTTCTCCCCACATCGCTGTTGAACGTGGCGCGAGAAAAGTGGCAGCG from Candidatus Methylomirabilota bacterium encodes:
- a CDS encoding type II toxin-antitoxin system HicB family antitoxin, translated to MIDLPYSLTIEATQEPDYFGFFSPDLEGFTGIGHSIEDCVYKAKWGMKEHIELLRERGLPVPPKVKDPKIIVQNEARLAA
- a CDS encoding type II toxin-antitoxin system HicA family toxin; the protein is MKFSELVRLLEAHGFELVREKGSIRYYGKAGWPALIRVDYHGAKEVPSGTCHHILKSAGIQKGGSHD